In the genome of Lactobacillus intestinalis, the window GTGGTAAACTTAGATGCACTATGACTAAGTCATTAACACCTTTGAATGCAACAAATTTACGCAAGGCTCATAAATTAGTGGAAAGTGGTCACATGACTGGAAAAGTTGTGGTTTCTGACTGGGAGAATAATTAAGATAGTTCTTACAAGCATTAATTGTTTGCCAGTGACCATTAGTTTACAAGCTAGGGGCCTTTTTTTGCTTTTTTAAGACTAATGCTAGACTGGTAGAAATTAATAAAAACAATGAATAGCATTTTAATTATTTTTAGTTGTGTTAATCACTATATGTTTGCAAACCTAGTGTAAAATACACCAAGCAAAAAAAGCCCCAACTTACGTTGGAGCTTTTTTTCTATAACCAATCTTAACTAATGTCTTAATTAGCTAACGGTCTAACCGTTATTTCCTCATGACTCATATTAGACTTTTTATGAAAGAGAGTCAATTAGTTTGGTTAGAATTGATATAAAAGTATTAATTTTTTGATTATCAGAATACCATTCACTGTGCCGATTGAACCTTTGAAGAAGACGATTTCCTTCCCTAACTCTGTGCTCTGCTAACTTTTCTATGGCACTTCAGACTTAATAGGCTTTTTATAGTATTTAATTAAACTCAAGCTTATTTGCTTCATCGATCTTAGTTAGGAAAGATGAAACATCAGTAATAATATCATTGGTGTATGAAACATTAATCACATTAACCCAATTTTTTCTAAGAAAATAGTCGTCAATGTCGTATCTAACTTTAGTTAAGTATTTATAACTAATAAATAGTAGTTCAGAAAAAATCAAATTACGTTTTTGAGGCTGCATAACGAAATCCAGTAATAGATCTTTTCCAGAACCTTTAATAAAGTGAAAAAATTCGCAATTGATATGTCTAATCGGATGAAAAGGATATAAAATTTGAGAATTTAATACTTGTTTTTCAAATTGTCTAAGTAATTTTTGATCTTTTTTACTAATTTGATAATTATTGTTGTTTAAATTAATCATCGTATATCAATTCCTATTCTTACTATTGCACCTAAAGTATATAAATTGAAAAAAGTAAAAACAATGAATGTTAACTAAGTTGAAAAAGAAAAACTTTTCATATCGAAAGTAAAAAATTATTTTACTTTTGATATAATTTTTTTAATAATTAAGTAAAAGAAAGTTACAGATGATAAATATCTAGGAAAGAGAAGTGAGGAACAAGTTTGAGTGATATTAGGGTACAGAATACAAAGAATAATTTGATTGCTGCTCTTTTAAGCTGCTTAGAAAATAAGAGTGTGCATAAGTTAAAAGTAAAGGATATTATTGATAAAGCTGGCGTAAGTACTAGAACGTTTTATCAATATTATTCAGATGTCAATGATCTACTAAGAGATACAGAAGATAGTTTTGTTGCAGAGTATCTAAAAAATGTTGAAAAAGATCGTGATTCACTAGGAGATCTTGATTTAGATACACCTTTTGAAGATCAGTTAGAAACTATTTTAAATGCAACAAAAAATACTATTGAGTTCTGCTATGCACATAAAAAAGAGATTCAACTTTTGTTATCTGACAATGGGGATACGCGTTTCTATAATATGATTTTCCAGACTGGTTGTGAGGAAATTATGAAGCGTATGAGCCAGATGAAAAATATTGATGAGTTAAAAATGGACGAAAAAGAGCAAATGAGAATGATGATTAGCGTACAGGTATTTGTACATAGCATTATTGGCATGGTAAGAGTCTTGCTTGAATACAGCGATAGGTTAGCTCCATATGACGTTCGTCAGAGTATACTTACATTTTTACGTGAATCACCGGTAGCTTCTATGAATATAAATAAAAAATAGATAGTATAAATAATTTACAGTATATTAGTCTGGCCTACACGATAGTTGGCTTTTTTTACTGGCAATTGAGAAATAATTGTACTTAAATATGAAGTAGCATGAGAATAATAGTAATTAAAAAACTCAGTTTTAGGGGATACGTCAATGAAAATAGAAATTCCAACTATGAATGGGTTCATTCCAGATTGCTATAGTAAATTTGCTAATGAAGATCAAAAAATTGAAGGGAAGCCTAGTAGATCTTTCCCAATTTTTATTACTGATGCACCTGATAAGGCAAAAACTTTAGCTGTGTATTTTAGAGATTTTGATTCAGTTCCAGTTTGTGGATTTACTTGGATTCACTGGTTAGCTGCCAATCTTCCGGTTCGAGATGTGCCAGCTAATATTAGTCATTCTAAGAATACTAGCCTTGATTTCGTCCAAGGAAATAATAGCAATATTAGCAAGTTTTTAGGTGAAGATTCTGGCCCAGTTGAAGGCTATACAGGTCCGATGCCTCCTGATAAGACGCACTATTACACTTTAACCGTGTATGCATTAGATACAAAACTTGATCTAAAAGAAGGCTACTGGTTAAACGACTTTTTGCGTGAAATGGAAGGTCATATAGTTGATAGTGCTACGATTTCAGTTCCAAGCAGAGCACAATAAGCATCGAAGGTAATTGATAAAAGCTCGCGATTAATTTCGCGGGCTTTTTTGAAAAATATGCTATAATTTAGGTAAAGAAAAAGGAGATCCTATGATCTCCTTTGCAGCCCGCTTTAAGAGCGGTGACAAAATTATAGTTTTGGCAAACGCCTACTCAATAACTCGGTCAAAAGTTATAAATTGAGCGGCGTTTTTTATTTTTTGTTGTGATGATCGATATATGTTAGCAAAGCTAACACAAAAGTACCAAACAACAGCATTAACGAGATAGCCTCGTATACGCTCATCTGGCTGAACCCTTTCCAATTGATGTCGGTCCATAGGCCTCACCTTCAGGAGGAAAAACAGCCACCGCTCATAAAACTTTCTGCGGATATAATTATAGCGAATTAGCTCTCAATAAAAAAGCCCGCGATTAATTTCGCGGGCTTTTTACATGGTTTTATTTGTTAGTATCGGCAGTATTGGATTCTGTAGCATTTGAAGATTGAGTAGTGCTTGATTGGGTTGATGATTCGGTATCAGACTTAGAATCATTACCGTCATCGCTATTGTCACTAGTACTATCGTCAGTGCTTGATTCTTTGTCACTGTTATCTTCGTCACTCTTTGATTGATCCCTTTGCTTATCTTCATCAGAGGAGGAAGAACTTTCGTCTTTTGATTTTTGATCTTTATCCTCACTGCTGGAGCTAGAAGAATTACTGTCTTGATCAGCAGTAGAATTCTCAGCACTTGGATCAGAAGGATCATTCTTTTTACCAGTTTTATCAGTGCTCTCAGAATTTGAATTTTGATTCTTAGCCTTTGTAGTATCGTTATTTTGACGCACGTTATTGGCGTGGCTGATATAAGCGCCGGCACCTCCACCACCTAAAACAAACATTGCAAAAATCGCACCCCAAAAGATTAGTTTCTTCATTGCTAAAATGACTCTCCCTTGTATTAGAATTGCCCCAATTAGGGTTTCAAATGATAATAATATTGTAAATTATATATTTGGCAACAGAATTACAAAATTGTTAATTTTAGGAAATGTTAAGAAGTGTTATAGCTTTGAGTTTTCGTATCATCAAAATTACCGTTTATAACTAAATCCGTACCACTTATTTAAAATGATGATACTATTCCGACTTATTTAAGTATTCTTTACTTAAATCAAATAAAGGAAGTAATCACATGCTTATTGAAACTTATGGTTTAACTAAAAACTACGGCAAAAAATTAGCTTTGAATAATGTTGATCTCAAAATTGATCGGGGTCAATTGGTTGCCTATCTTGGAACTAACGGCGCAGGGAAATCTACGACAATTAATATCTTGACGGGGCTGTTGAAGCCAACTTCTGGAACAATTACCTATGCCCCTAATTTAAAAATCGGAGTAGTTTTTCAAGATAGCGTTCTAGATAACAATTTAACGGTTAAAGATAATCTGTATCTAAGAGCCAAAATGTACAAAACTTTTTCTAAAGATTGGTTAGCACAATTAATTAATTTGATTGGGATAAAGAAGTTTCTAAATCAAAAATATGGAACTTTATCTGGTGGTCAAAGAAGAAGAGTTGATATTGCGCGAGCTTTAATTGATCATCCAGATTTGCTGTTTTTGGATGAGCCGACTACAGGACTTGATTTACAGACAAGATTGGTAATTTGGAATCTGCTCCAAAAATTGCAGAAAGAACAAGGGTTAACGATTTTCTTAACTACGCATTATCTTGAAGAAGCGGAAAATGCTGATCAAATGTACATCTTAGAAAATGGCAATATTTTGGCTAAGGGATCTGCGAGTCAAATTAAAGAAAAATACGCACCAAGTAAATTGGTAGTGAAGATGAAAGATAATAAGCCACCACTTCATTCTAAAACTCTTAAGGATAATAACTTTGAGCTCGATGCACTAGATTCAAATCAAGCACTTGATTTTTTGACTAAAAATAAAAATCAGATTGAGGACTTTGAATATCACAAAGGCTCAATCAATGATGCATTTATCAAGATTACAGGAAAGGAACTTCAATAATGTTTGCTTTAGTTCAACGAAATATCAAGATTTATTTTTCTAACATCCCGGGCGTAATTATGTCATGCTTTGGAGCATTAATTTCATTTTTTATCTATGTGGGATTTTTACAGAAAAATTTAGAAAGTTCATGGCCTCAAATTGCCAATGCCAAGCAAATGCTTGATTTATGGATGATTACGGGAATTGTAGCAATTGCAGGGATTACGACTTCTTTTCAAGCGTTAGGCCAATTAGTCAAAGATCGAGAAACGCGCACTGCTGATGATATGCGTTTGACTGATCTTTCTCTTTCAGAGCAAAATTTAGCTTATGTTTTGTCTAGTTCAATTGTCAGTTTCTTAATGCAAATTATTACTTTCGTAGTAATGGATATTTACTTTACAGCTGTTGATAAAATTAATATCTCTCTTAAAAATAGCTTATTAGCGCTAATTTTCATGACATTAGGTGCAATTGGAGCAACCTTACTCAATGAAATAATTGTGCTCTTTATTCGTTCTTCAACTACATTTAGTCGTTTATCCGCAGTCATCGGGGCAATCGCTGGATTTGCTGTCGCTACTTATCTTCCTTATGGAACTTTGTCTTCTACGGCGCAAACTTTGGTAAAATTAGTCCCAAGTAGTTATGAAGCTTCTGCTTTGAGAAGTTTATTTTTAAATAAAATTAGTGAAGGTCAAATGCCAGCGAGTGTAAGAAGTACAATGGTTAACTATTTAGGAATTCATTTCAAAATTAATGGTTATCAGTTAACGCGTGCAGATACAGGCTATGTGATGATTGGGATGATTTTACTTTTAAGCCTAGTGATCATCTTGGCTTCACTAATAATAGGAAAGAGAAAAGTTCAAATTGAAAGTTAAGTTTCAAGCAGACCCATCTTTGGAAGATGAAATAGAGGTCGAAGTTAGAGCAAGCGATGAAAATATAACAGTTAAAAGACTCCTAACTTACTTGAATAAGTTTGGAAAGAAAGAGCGAAACCTTTTACCTGTGAAAACTAGTGAACGAATAGTTACCGTTAAAAGGGATGAATTGATCAAAGTTGAAGTTCAGGGCACCAGTCTAACTTATTACACAGTAAGTGAAGTAGTGAAAACGACGGGGCGACTATATCAGGTTTTGGAAAACTTGAATGATGATTTTGTCCAAGTTTCACGTCATTCTGTTATTAATTTGAATTATTTGGAATCATTAGAAAGTGGCTTCGCTGGGAACATGGTCGCGATTTTAGCAGAAGGATTAAAGACGGATGTTTCACGCCGTTATTTGCCAGATTTAGAAAGAGAGCTGGGACTTTAGAATGAAATGGTTTGGAAAATGCGTAGATTATTTTTTTACAGGGATGGGATTTGGAGCAATCTGCTATGTATGTATTTTGACTTTTCTTTATCCTGGAATTGCACCAACTGTTAAAGAAACAACTTCAGTTCTTGTCATATCCGGCTTTATTGGACTCATTTCCATGATTTTTGAAACAGACTTACCTATGAGCATTGCCATAATAATTCACTTTGTGGGTACTTTTTGCTTATTTGTTGTGATGGCATTGATTAATCCGCGCTGGGTAATTAATATTAGTACGATTGTAGTATTTGTTCTTATTTACGTTATAATTTGGCTCATTTGTCTTTTAGAACAAAAAAAGACAGTAAACCGAATCAATGATAGGATTAAGAAAAGAAATCTAAAATAGAAAACATAACTGCGAGGAAAACAGATGACATTAAATATTCGTACTGTAAAAATGGATGACTTAGATGCAATTGTTAAGCTTGAATCAAGTGCTTTTCATATGTCAGAAGAAATGACGCGTAAGGATATGATCGGGCGGATTGAAAATTACTCAGATACTTTTTTAGTTGCGGAAGTTGATGGAAAAGTAGTGGGGCACGCTTTTGGTCCAGCAAGTAAAGATCGCTACATTAAGGATGAACTATATTTCAAAAATCAGCCTAATAATGCACAGTATCCTTATCAGACGATTTTGAGTTTGGCGACTAGAAAAGAATATCGTAAGCAAGGGATTGCATCAGCTTTAATTGAGGAATTATGCAAGATTGCTCAAGCGCAGGATAGAGGTGCAGTTACACTGACTTGTTTACCTAAGCTCTTCCATTTTTATGAAACGCGCGGTTTTGTCAATGAAGGCAAGACCAGTGATGATATCCCTGATCCAGAAAATGTAAATAGCTACAATATGGTGAGAGAGATAAAAAAGTAAATTTTTGGAAATAAATAAAGAGAGATTTATAATGGTGATAAAAGGAGGTCCTGACTATGAGCAATGAATTTTGTCATAATGGAATGAAATGTCAACAGGGATGTCCATGTGCTGGTAAAGATGGTGTTTGTCATTGTTCCATGGTAAGTGAGAAAAAGTGCGTTTGTCAGAGTCATTGTAAAGAAAAAGAAGAGTAAAATAAAAATCTCATGTTAGCTATTAAGTTAGTAACATGAGATTTTTGTTATTAGTATCTGTCTTCTAAAAATTGATAATCACTTTCCCAAGACTTTTTCTATGGGCAACATCCGCTAAGGCTGCATTGACTTCAGTAAGAGAATATTGATTTCCAATGAGGGGATGAATTTGATTCTTCTCTAAAATCTTAGCAGCTTCCTCGAGTTGTTGACCATTAGCCTGAACAAAGATGAAGTGGTAATTTTGGTTGCGTTTTTTTGCCTCTTTTTCAATTTTGCGAGCAGCTACATTAAAAAGCAGTTCCTTAGCCAATCCCATATTCATTTTCTTAGCAAATTCCCTATTTGGCATCCCTTTCAGCGAAACAATCTCGCCGCCATCTTTAAGAATAGAAAGTTGCTTAATAGTTTCTTCTCCTCCAATGGTATCAATTACTGCATCTACATTAGCTACAGCTTTAGTATAATCTTCGGTTTTGTAATTGAAAAAGTTTTTAACGCCCAATTTTTCTAAACGAGCACGACTAGTTTCGTTTCCGGTAGTAATGACTTTGTAGCCTTGCGCAATCGCTAAAGGGATTGCCATTGCGCCAAAACTTCCCGATCCTCCAGAGATGAAAAGAGTTTGCCCAGCTTTTAGATTCAAAAGTTGAAAAGTTTGCATCGCTGTTAAGGCAGTTAAAGGAACAGCAACAGCTTCTTGATCACTTAAGTATTCAGGAACTTTAGCCACAGCTTTTTCGTTGATAACAATTTTTTGAGCAAAGGCGCCGATGTTATCGACGGGGTTACGTGCAAAAATACGGTCCCCGATCTTGAATTTAGTAACTTCAGGGCCAACCTTTTCTATAGTTCCTACGAATTCATTTCCCATAGTTTGAGGTAACTTGTACGGAACAACTAATTTAAGATCCCCATGAGAGATAAGGTTGTCCAAAGGATTGACAGCTGCAGTTTTGGTCTTAATAAGTAAGTCATGTGCACCAAGTAGTTGAGAATTAATATCTCGAATTTCAATTAAAGGATCTTTTTTATCATATTTAATTAGTTGAGCTGCTTTCATGATTTCTACTTCTTTCTAATTGCTTTAGTCTTTCAATTACGTCTGCCAAAGTATCGTGTTGCAAAGAATGCTGGAATTGTTTTTCGGCATCATCTAAAAAAGGAAAGACGGCATTAACAATATTACGACCGACAGGACATTCTGCATTTGCATTTTGATGAACTTGAAAGATATGAGGATCGTCTTCTTCAACAATTTTGTAAATAGTGAGGAGATCTAATTGAGCGGGATCGACCAGCAATTGAATTCCAGTTTTTCCACGATGGCTTTCAATGATTTTATGGTCTTTGAGAAAACTCATTATTTTCCGAATATAACTTGGATTCGTGCCGACGCTTTTCGCAATGTCAACTGAGTTGATAGGGTGGGGACTAAGCGCAATCATAGATAGAATATGGATTGCAATGGAAAATTTGGTATCTTTCATCTAAAATCCTCCTAAATAGATAATGTATCTTTTGCTGATACATTATTATATAAAATGAAAAAAGTCAAATAAAAGACTCCCGCATGAACGGGAGCCTTTTTCTTATTTAGTTAATTTATGTACTTTATGAGCCAAAACCATTTCTTTGTTTCGATCTTCATAGATGACATCCTTGATATAATTCCAAGGCACTTTTAATGTACCTCGATTATTTTTACGGAAGAGGAAGTCAGCATGATGATTTTCAAGATGATGCAGGTATCTTTTTGCGTTTTGAATTTGGGTGTGATGCTTCAAATTCAGTCTTGGTTCAAAATCAATGATCTTATGATCAGCGTTAAAAATCGGAGTAACTTTGTGATGCCAGTCATCAACTTTTGCAACATGATGACTCATCTTTTTGCCAGCATTTATAATATTCTCTTTAGTGGCTAAATCCTTCCGATCTTTTAACTCTGCATGTGGATCTAAATAATAGTTTCCTAAACCATCTTGACGATAAAGACGTAATTTTTCAAAGGACTTGTTATTTTTGTCCATTCTTACTTCAATAACGTCACCATTTTTGTGGTTCATTAAATACATGTGATGTTTTTTAGTGTAATTTACACCTTTCATGATCAGAATTCACCCCTTTTTCTATACCCTCTGTATGAAATAATATTATAGACGCATTTGGCTTGAATTCCAAGTTCCTGATTTCGATTTAAAGAAAATTACGGATAAATAATGTTTTTGAAAAATAGTATTAATATTTGCAATAAAAATAAGGCTCAATGAGCCTTATTTTTATTGAATTCATATTAAAATTATTCACCTTTGATAACGTGAACAGCTGGGTTCTTAGGACCTCTGGCTTTAGAGATAACACCCTTTTCAGCTAATTCATCAATTTGTTCTGGATCGTAACCAAGTGACTTCAAGATTTCCTTGTTGTTTTCACCAAGGTCTGGTGCTCTGTCGTAACTTGGCTTGTAGTTTGAAAGGGTGAATGGTAAACCGATGGTCTTAAAGTCACCACGGTTACCACCTTGATCAATGGTTACAATAGTACCATCGCTGTTTAAGTCAGGATCATTTTCAAGTTCGTGCCAATCAAGAACAGGACCAACTGGCACACCAGCTTTACCTAATTCCTTAGTTAAGGTGTATTTGTCATATTGCTTAGTGTAAGCTTCAATTAATGGATAAAGTTCTTCCTTGTGTAATTGACGGTGTTCCCAGTCAACAAATCTTGGATCCTTTTCCCATTCAGGGTGACCCATGGCTTCACAAAGCTTATCCCATTTCTTGTTTTCATTTTGTACAACAATGTAAACATAAGCATTAGGATCAGTTTCCCAACCTTTAGCTTTGTAACACCAACCAATAACTTGTCCGCCTTCAGTATTTTCAGCACGTGGAATAGCTTTACCCCATTTCCAGTCAGGGTAAACTGCGTAATGAGGAAGAGCACCTAAGTTGTCTAACATAATTTGGTCACGTAACTTAATACGGCAAAGGTTCAATACAGCATCTTGCATTGATTGGTAAACAAAAGTACCTTCACCGGTGCGTTCACGTTGAAGTAAAGCTGCCAAAATACCAATTGCTAAGTGCATTCCTGTGTTTGAGTCACCAAGGGCAGCTGCAGATTGAGTAGGAACATTATCCTTACCAGTATTCCAACCAGTTGCAGAAGCAGCACCACCAGCAGATTGAGCTACAGGTTCAAAGGCTTTAACATTTTCAAAACGTGAACCTTGGTTAAATCCCTTTAATGAAGCGTAGATCAATCTAGGATTCATTTCATGAAGCTTTTCCCAGCCAAAACCGTTTCTATCAGCTGAACCAGGAGCAATATTTTCTACGAAAATGTCGGCTTTCTTAATTAAGTCGTACATAATCTTCTTGCCTTCTGGAGCTTTAATATCGACAGTTAGAGACTTCTTGTTAGCATTTAATTGTAAGAAGTAAAGGCTCCATGCGTCTTTAATATCAAGTAATTCGTTTCTAGTTGGGTCACCAGTGTCAGTACGTTCAATTTTAATAACGTCGGCACCAAGCCAAGCTAAAAGTTGGGTACATGAAGGACCAGATTGAACTTGAGTCCAGTCAACAACTTTAATACCTTTTAATGGAGCATATGCATTCTGTTCGTTTTTCTCATTTTCAGTCATTTTATTTACTCCTTTTTACTTATCTTCGTTCTTTTCCTTTTCTTCAAGTGGCTTTAAATTCAAAGTAGGATTCAAATTACCAATGTGTCCTGATTCCTTACCCATTGATGGAGCAATTTGAACATTAATAATATTAGGACGACCTGAGTCGACAGCTTTGGCAAAGGTTGCTTTCATTTCTTCATAATTGCTTACAAAGTAGTAGTCACCGCCAAAAGCCTTAGCCATTAATTCATAGCGGGCAGTTGGATCAAGAGTAGTTGGACCCAGTTGGTTTGGTACTGGATTAGAAACACCATTGTAAATACCACCGTTGTTGATAATTACGACAGTAATTGGAAGATGATAACGACACATAGTTTCAGTTTCCATACCATCAAAACCAAAGGCACTGTCCCCATCTAAGGCAACAACATGTTTGCCGGTTTCAATGGCTGTAGCAATCGCATAACCCATGCCGACACCCATAACACCCCAAGTACCAGTGTCAAGACGGTGACGAGGAAGTTGCATACCGATCATGTCACGACCAATATCCAAAGTATTTGCACCTTCACTGACTAAGTAAGTATCAGGATGCTTTTGGAAGTATTCATTAATTGGTTCAATAGCGCCATAGTAACCAAATTCTGGATTAGTTTCGCCTGCAGAAATTCTCTTAGCAAACTTGGCATCGTTCTTTTCGGTATCTGCTTTAATAGCATCAAGCCAATCAGAGCTTGCTTTGTAGCCAGTTGCAGTTAAAGCTGGAACTAATTTTGCCAAGATTGATTGTAAGTCACCTTGAAGGGGAGCTGAAATCTTTTGTGATGAATCAAATTGAGTAGCATCAATATCTAATTGAATGAATTTTGCATTAGGATTGAATTCAGGAGCATCCCCATAGGAAAGCATCCAGTTGAGACGAGCACCAATTAAAATAACTACATCTGCATTCTTAAGTGATAGTGAACGAGCTGCAGCTGCTGAGTGAGGATCGTTATCTGGAACAACACCTTTAGCCATTGACATAGGCAAAAATGGGATATCGGTCTTGTTAACCAATTCTTGAACTTGCTTTTCAGTGCGATCATATGCGGCACCTTTACCAAGGATGATCAAAGGCTTCTTAGCATTTTTAATTATGTCAACAGCGCGGCTGACCGCTTCATCACTAGGCTCTTGCTTTGGAGCAGGGTCAACTACTTTATAGATTCCCATATCTTTTTGATCAGTTTCAGTATCAAATTGAGAAATGGTATCAGCAGGTAGGTCAAGGTAGACACCACCAGGACGACCAGAAACAGCAGTGCGGACGGCACGAGCAACTGCTGTTCCAATGTCTTGGGCTCTGTCCACACGATAAGCTTTTTTACAGAAAGGCTTGGCTCTGTTGTATTGATCCATTCCTTCGTAATCACCTTGGGCTAAGTCAATAATGTGACGTTCTGAAGATCCAGATATCATAATAAGTGGAAAACAGTTTTTAGTGGCTTGAGCTAAGGCAGTTAATCCATTTAAAAATCCGGGTGCTGAAACGGTTAAACCTACACCTGGTTTTTGAGTTAAAAAGCCTGCAGCTGCAGCAGCATCTACAGCAGCATCTTCTCGACGGAAACCATAATATTTCATTCCGCGCAATTCAGCTAAACGAGCTAAATCGGTTACAGGAATACCAACAATTCCGTATATGTTATTAATACCATTTTTTTGCAAAGCCTCGATTAAAAGACTAGCGCCGGTCCTATTTAAAGAATCATCTACCATATTTTGATCCTCCTACATATAAGCATGTAATATAGTTTACGCTTTCGTTATAAACTTTTTTTTATTAATTAGCAAGCAATATTATTTATAAAAATATAATTTGTTTTATTTGCTTATTTGATTAACTAGGCCTATATTAGACGTGTAAATTTTAATGCTTGTTTTTTAATTTAACTGAACAGGAGGTTAATGATGGTTAGCATTTTAATCAATGATGTTATCCCGATTCTGGTTATCATGTTATTGGGATACCTCTGCGGCAAGTTTTATTTCTTTGATAATGACCAACGTCAGGGACTTAATAAATTAGTTCTTGATATTGCTTTGCCTGCCGCCTTATTTATTTCAATTGTAAAGGCAACGAGATCTATGTTTGCACAAGATATTGTGTTGACATTAATCTCAATCATCGGCGTTACTGGTCTATTTATGTTGAGCTTTTTCTTAGATAAATTATTCTTCCACAGAAATACTCAACAAGCTGCGGTTTGTGCGTTGATTGCAGGATCTCC includes:
- the oxc gene encoding oxalyl-CoA decarboxylase, giving the protein MVDDSLNRTGASLLIEALQKNGINNIYGIVGIPVTDLARLAELRGMKYYGFRREDAAVDAAAAAGFLTQKPGVGLTVSAPGFLNGLTALAQATKNCFPLIMISGSSERHIIDLAQGDYEGMDQYNRAKPFCKKAYRVDRAQDIGTAVARAVRTAVSGRPGGVYLDLPADTISQFDTETDQKDMGIYKVVDPAPKQEPSDEAVSRAVDIIKNAKKPLIILGKGAAYDRTEKQVQELVNKTDIPFLPMSMAKGVVPDNDPHSAAAARSLSLKNADVVILIGARLNWMLSYGDAPEFNPNAKFIQLDIDATQFDSSQKISAPLQGDLQSILAKLVPALTATGYKASSDWLDAIKADTEKNDAKFAKRISAGETNPEFGYYGAIEPINEYFQKHPDTYLVSEGANTLDIGRDMIGMQLPRHRLDTGTWGVMGVGMGYAIATAIETGKHVVALDGDSAFGFDGMETETMCRYHLPITVVIINNGGIYNGVSNPVPNQLGPTTLDPTARYELMAKAFGGDYYFVSNYEEMKATFAKAVDSGRPNIINVQIAPSMGKESGHIGNLNPTLNLKPLEEKEKNEDK